In Flavobacteriales bacterium, a single genomic region encodes these proteins:
- the pgmB gene encoding beta-phosphoglucomutase produces MDYPQAVIFDMDGVIVDTVDAHFLAWKAMADELDIPFSEADNENLKGVSRTDSMKRILAMGGMEKTDEEIAELTDRKNKMYVNAISQMTADDILPGVMQFIGELKDHGVHIAVGSSSRNTPTILKAVGLDHAFDAIVDGNQVKHAKPDPEVFLKGAEKLALEPDKCIVLEDARSGIEAAHRAGMKCIGVGEAHILTEADLVVPDLTELTITNLIELQ; encoded by the coding sequence ATGGATTATCCGCAAGCGGTGATATTTGATATGGATGGTGTGATCGTTGACACGGTCGATGCGCATTTCTTGGCATGGAAGGCCATGGCCGATGAGCTGGACATTCCATTCTCTGAGGCTGACAATGAGAACTTGAAAGGAGTAAGCCGTACCGATTCCATGAAGCGCATACTCGCTATGGGCGGCATGGAGAAGACCGATGAGGAGATTGCAGAACTCACCGATCGCAAGAACAAGATGTATGTCAATGCCATCTCCCAGATGACGGCTGATGATATCCTGCCTGGGGTCATGCAGTTCATCGGAGAATTGAAAGACCACGGGGTACACATAGCTGTAGGATCCTCCAGCCGGAATACCCCTACTATCCTCAAAGCGGTGGGGCTGGACCATGCATTTGATGCGATCGTGGATGGAAATCAAGTAAAACACGCCAAACCAGATCCTGAAGTATTTTTGAAAGGGGCAGAGAAGCTGGCTCTTGAACCTGATAAATGCATCGTTCTGGAAGACGCCCGTTCCGGAATAGAAGCCGCACATCGTGCAGGAATGAAATGCATTGGCGTGGGTGAGGCCCATATTCTCACAGAAGCCGATCTTGTAGTCCCAGACCTGACAGAATTGACCATTACAAATCTAATCGAGCTCCAATGA